A DNA window from Drosophila biarmipes strain raj3 chromosome 2R, RU_DBia_V1.1, whole genome shotgun sequence contains the following coding sequences:
- the LOC108029513 gene encoding putative odorant-binding protein A5, whose amino-acid sequence MLVSCQKISPVTRLVTELKKHHVIPRLLACKPTEVIAVLYPCDIDIKPGVTIVINEVLNRPIIRYKADPERFYTLMMVDLDVPPDNNSEWLIWMVGNIPGCDVALGQTIAAYDNRRAMEGENIHRIVFLAFQQYLELDFDEVPIHEGDDVRRCSFHCHKFARKYALGNPIAANFYLVEWVFRWTPTFLNFEME is encoded by the coding sequence ATGCTAGTGAGTTGTCAGAAGATTAGTCCGGTGACGAGACTGGTCACGGAGCTCAAGAAGCACCACGTCATCCCTCGACTGCTGGCCTGCAAGCCAACGGAAGTGATCGCGGTGCTTTATCCGTGCGACATCGACATCAAGCCGGGCGTTACGATTGTGATCAACGAGGTGCTCAACCGGCCGATCATCCGCTACAAGGCCGACCCCGAGCGGTTCTACACGCTGATGATGGTGGACCTGGATGTGCCGCCGGACAACAACTCGGAGTGGCTCATCTGGATGGTGGGCAACATTCCGGGGTGCGACGTGGCCCTGGGTCAGACGATTGCGGCCTACGACAACCGGCGAGCCATGGAGGGCGAGAACATCCACCGAATCGTCTTTCTGGCCTTCCAGCAGTATCTGGAGCTAGACTTCGACGAAGTCCCTATTCACGAGGGCGATGATGTCCGACGCTGCAGTTTCCATTGCCACAAGTTCGCACGAAAGTACGCCCTTGGTAACCCGATCGCTGCCAATTTCTATCTTGTGGAATGGGTTTTTCGGTGGACACCGACGTTTCTGAACTTTGAAATGGAATAA
- the LOC108029510 gene encoding N-acetylglucosamine-6-sulfatase: MIGLTPLITLVLACLGNVATQKLPNILLILSDDQDVELRGMFPMEQTIQLLGFGGALFHNAFTPTPVCCPARTSLLTGMYAHNHGTRNNSVSGGCYGPHWRRALEPRALPHILQQHGYNTFFGGKYLNQYWGAGDVPKGWNHFFGLHGNSRYYNYTLRENSGNVHYESSYLTDLLRDRASDFLRNASLATGNVQPFFAMVAPPAAHEPFTPAPRHEGVFSHIKAVRTPSFNQVKKDKHWLVRASRSLPNETIETIDKYFQKRWESLLAVDELVATLVAVLNETKCLDNTYIIYTSDNGYHVGQFAQPFDKRQPYETDIGIPLLVRGPGIAPESHIDTAVSLVDLAPTILAWANVNTPAYMDGQSFHEILFNKERKIPFFERSLLVEYWGEGTVGTYNPECPWSEQDRLAQCTPVADCHCQDSWNNTYACLRNIRHREDRIYCEFRDNENYLEAYDLQLDPFQMTNIAYDLLPIERALYSLRLRNLTQCSGHSCFP, translated from the exons ATG ATCGGCTTAACGCCCCTGATTACTCTAGTGCTCGCGTGCCTGGGAAATGTCGCCACCCAGAAGTTACCCAACATCCTGTTGATCCTGTCCGACGATCAGGATGTGGAGCTACGCGGGATGTTTCCCATGGAGCAGACGATCCAGCTGCTGGGTTTCGGAGGTGCCCTGTTCCACAACGCCTTCACGCCCACGCCCGTTTGCTGCCCTGCGCGGACGAGTCTGCTTACTGGAATGTATGCGCACAACCACGGCACCCGCAACAATTCCGTAAGTGGTGGCTGCTACGGGCCGCATTGGCGGAGGGCCCTGGAGCCCAGAGCTCTGCCGCATATCCTGCAGCAGCACGGGTACAACACCTTCTTTGGAGGAAAGTACCTTAATCAGTACTGGGGCGCCGGCGATGTGCCAAAAGGATGGAACCACTTCTTTGGCCTTCACGGAAATTCCCGGTACTACAATTACACGCTGCGTGAGAACTCTGGGAACGTGCACTACGAGTCGTCCTACCTGACCGACCTCCTAAGGGACCGTGCTTCTGATTTTCTGAGAAATGCTAGCCTAGCCACTGGAAATGTTCAACCCTTCTTTGCCATGGTGGCTCCACCGGCAGCCCACGAGCCCTTTACTCCTGCCCCGCGACACGAGGGCGTGTTTTCCCACATAAAAGCCGTGCGCACACCCAGTTTTAATCAAGTTAAGAAGG ATAAGCACTGGTTGGTTAGAGCATCGCGAAGTCTGCCCAACGAAACGATCGAAACCATAGACAAGTACTTTCAGAAGCGCTGGGAGTCGCTGTTGGCTGTGGACGAGCTAGTGGCCACCTTGGTGGCCGTGCTGAACGAGACGAAGTGCCTGGACAACACTTACATCATTTACACATCGGACAATGGCTACCATGTGGGCCAGTTCGCTCAGCCGTTCGACAAGCGACAGCCCTACGAAACGGATATTGGCATACCGCTCCTAGTCCGGGGACCGGGAATCGCACCTGAGAGCCATATTGACACGGCCGTCAGCTTGGTGGATCTGGCGCCGACGATATTGGCTTGGGCCAACGTTAACACACCCGCCTACATGGATGGGCAATCGTTCCACGAGATTCTGTTCAACAAGGAGCGGAAAATCCCATTTTTCGAACGCTCCTTGCTTGTCGAATACTGGGGAGAAGGAACTGTGGGCACCTACAATCCCGAATGCCCTTGGTCGGAGCAAGACCGTTTGGCGCAGTGCACGCCAGTGGCGGACTGCCATTGCCAGGACTCGTGGAACAATACCTACGCTTGCCTAAGAAACATTCGTCACCGGGAGGATCGCATTTATTGCGAGTTTCGGGATAATGAG AACTATTTAGAGGCTTATGACCTGCAATTGGATCCTTTTCAAATGACGAACATAGCCTACGATCTGCTGCCCATAGAACGAGCTTTGTATTCATTGCGACTAAGGAATCTGACCCAGTGCTCTGGACACTCGTGTTTTCCGTAA
- the LOC108029511 gene encoding baramicin A1, with protein MNSFGLIALAVCGVLCVVAEPQKTYDGRDGPHVFGSPGSQVYIRGQNEGVYSVPGVGGQFENAPRRGEHVYTDELGNTFVNRKNAGGPASHTISGPSLSAQNVGPTSQNGPYGAVPARPRRSPQFHVERPDRTVDFGDGGFSIQRSRRSPQFYVARPDRTVTVGNGGVYIQRDRRSPVFLVLRPDRTVDFGSDGSAVQRFRRGVNDARVQGENFVARDNQAGIWDNNVSVWKRPDGRTVTIDRNGNAIVSGRGRPAQRYS; from the exons ATGAACTCGTTCGGATTAATTGCACTTGCTGTTTGTGGAGTTCTCTGCGTTG TTGCGGAACCGCAAAAAACCTACGACGGTCGCGACGGTCCCCATGTCTTTGGCTCGCCGGGTAGTCAGGTCTATATTCGGGGTCAAAACGAAGGTGTCTATAGCGTGCCTGGCGTGGGTGGCCAGTTCGAGAACGCTCCTCGGCGGGGAGAGCATGTGTACACCGACGAGCTCGGGAACACATTCGTAAACCGCAAGAACGCTGGTGGTCCAG CCTCCCACACAATCAGTGGTCCCAGTCTCTCAGCCCAGAACGTGGGTCCCACAAGTCAGAACGGCCCCTACGGAGCAGTCCCAGCACGTCCTCGTCGCAGTCCTCAATTTCACGTAGAGCGCCCGGATCGCACTGTTGACTTTGGAGACGGGGGTTTCAGCATTCAGCGCAGCCGCCGTAGTCCCCAGTTTTATGTGGCACGACCAGATCGCACTGTAACTGTTGGTAACGGCGGAGTCTACATTCAACGCGACCGCCGCAGCCCAGTGTTCCTTGTTTTGCGCCCGGATCGCACTGTAGATTTCGGCAGTGATGGTTCCGCCGTTCAACGCTTTCGCCGTGGAGTCAACGATGCCCGCGTCCAGGGTGAAAACTTTGTGGCCCGTGATAACCAGGCTGGTATATGGGACAACAATGTTTCTGTTTGGAAGCGTCCCGACGGTCGCACAGTCACAATCGACAGGAACGGAAATGCCATTGTGTCCGGACGGGGACGCCCTGCACAGCGT TACTCCTAA